From Streptomyces qinzhouensis, one genomic window encodes:
- the ftsH gene encoding ATP-dependent zinc metalloprotease FtsH, with amino-acid sequence MSNPAPPRRAPDDPWRSEGTPPSPPPRRKMPGGWWGLLVAAAVVYLVASLVLSQFRKGGEEPTVSYTEFSRQVTAGNISKIYSKDEAIEGELKKKAPIPGGDGDYTKFRTQRPAFATDDLWGELTRGSVTVTAEPVVQKTSLWSSLLFAFLPILLLIAVWVFAARRMGAALGGGGGILGRKEPPKPVELLPGKRTTFADVAGIDEVEGELNDVVDFLKNPGAYRRMGARMPGGVLLAGAPGTGKTLLARAVAGEAGVPFFSASASEFIEMIVGVGAGRVRELFSEARKVAPAIVFIDEIDTIGRIRGGGAGLGGHDEREQTLNQILTEMDGFTGSEGVVVLAATNRADVLDPALTRPGRFDRIVQVSPPDRPGREAILTIHTREIPLAPDVDLARIAAATPGMTGADLANLANEAALLAVKRREDAVTQSDLTTALEKVQLGAERPLVLSAEDRRRTAYHESGHALLGMLQPGADPVRKVTIVPRGRALGVTLSTPEADKYAYTEEYLRGRIIGALGGMAAEQIVFGVVTTGAESDLEQVTGLARGMVGRWGMSERVGRLTAVPGDAQVPYGLSAAPATLDTVDHEMRRIVDECYEHACRLLRENRGRLDTLAQALLEHETLEEEAAYRAAGIPRLAKGDT; translated from the coding sequence ATGAGCAACCCCGCGCCGCCGCGCCGGGCGCCCGACGACCCCTGGCGCTCCGAGGGCACGCCGCCGAGCCCGCCACCGCGGCGGAAGATGCCCGGCGGCTGGTGGGGGCTGCTCGTGGCGGCGGCGGTGGTCTATCTCGTCGCGAGCCTGGTGCTCTCGCAGTTCCGCAAGGGCGGCGAGGAGCCCACGGTCTCGTACACGGAATTCAGCAGACAGGTCACCGCCGGCAATATCTCCAAGATCTACTCCAAGGACGAGGCGATCGAGGGAGAGCTGAAGAAGAAGGCCCCGATCCCCGGCGGCGACGGCGACTACACCAAGTTCAGGACCCAGCGGCCCGCCTTCGCCACCGACGATCTGTGGGGCGAGCTGACCCGGGGAAGCGTCACGGTCACCGCCGAGCCGGTCGTCCAGAAGACCAGCCTCTGGTCCTCCCTGCTCTTCGCCTTCCTCCCGATCCTGCTGCTCATCGCCGTCTGGGTGTTCGCGGCCCGGCGGATGGGCGCGGCCCTCGGCGGCGGCGGCGGGATCCTCGGCCGCAAGGAGCCGCCCAAACCGGTCGAGCTGCTGCCCGGCAAGCGCACCACCTTCGCCGATGTCGCCGGTATCGACGAGGTGGAGGGCGAGCTCAACGATGTCGTCGACTTCCTCAAGAACCCCGGGGCGTACCGCCGCATGGGCGCCAGAATGCCCGGCGGTGTCCTGCTCGCGGGCGCGCCCGGCACCGGCAAGACCCTCCTCGCCCGGGCCGTCGCCGGGGAGGCCGGGGTGCCCTTCTTCTCCGCCTCCGCCTCCGAGTTCATCGAGATGATCGTCGGGGTGGGCGCCGGACGGGTCCGCGAGCTGTTCTCCGAGGCCCGCAAGGTCGCCCCCGCGATCGTCTTCATCGACGAGATCGACACCATCGGCCGGATCCGCGGAGGCGGCGCCGGACTCGGCGGCCACGACGAACGGGAACAGACCCTCAACCAGATCCTCACCGAGATGGACGGCTTCACCGGATCGGAAGGGGTGGTCGTGCTGGCCGCCACCAACCGCGCGGACGTCCTCGACCCGGCGCTCACCCGGCCCGGCCGCTTCGACCGGATCGTCCAGGTCTCCCCGCCCGACCGGCCCGGCCGCGAGGCCATCCTCACGATCCACACCCGGGAGATCCCGCTCGCCCCCGATGTCGATCTCGCCCGGATCGCCGCCGCCACCCCCGGGATGACCGGAGCCGATCTCGCCAATCTCGCCAACGAGGCGGCGCTGCTCGCGGTCAAGCGGCGCGAGGACGCCGTCACCCAGTCCGATCTGACCACGGCGCTGGAGAAGGTCCAGCTCGGTGCCGAACGACCGCTGGTGCTGAGCGCGGAGGACCGGCGGCGCACGGCGTATCACGAGAGCGGCCACGCGCTTCTCGGGATGCTCCAGCCCGGGGCCGATCCGGTCCGCAAGGTGACGATCGTGCCGCGCGGCCGGGCCCTGGGCGTCACGCTCTCCACCCCGGAGGCCGACAAGTACGCGTACACCGAGGAGTATCTGCGCGGCCGGATCATCGGGGCCCTCGGCGGTATGGCGGCCGAGCAGATCGTCTTCGGAGTGGTGACCACCGGCGCCGAGAGCGACCTGGAGCAGGTCACGGGGCTGGCCCGGGGCATGGTCGGCCGCTGGGGCATGAGCGAACGGGTGGGGCGGCTGACCGCGGTCCCCGGCGATGCCCAGGTGCCGTACGGGCTCTCCGCGGCGCCCGCCACGCTGGACACGGTCGACCACGAGATGCGGCGGATCGTGGACGAGTGCTACGAACACGCCTGTCGGCTGCTGCGGGAGAACCGCGGCCGGCTGGACACGCTCGCGCAGGCGCTGCTGGAACACGAGACGCTGGAGGAGGAAGCGGCCTACCGGGCCGCGGGAATCCCCCGCCTGGCGAAGGGCGACACCTGA
- the ffh gene encoding signal recognition particle protein codes for MFDTLSDRLANTFKTLRGKGRLSEADIDGAAREIRIALLEADVALPVVRAFIANIKERARGAEVSKALNPSQQVIKIVNEELVGILGGETRRLRFAKQPPTVIMLAGLQGAGKTTLAGKLGRWLKAQGHSPLLVACDLQRPNAVNQLSVVAERAGVAVYAPQPGNGVGDPVQVAKDSVEHARAKQYDVVVVDTAGRLGIDQELMRQAADIRDAVSPDEILFVVDAMIGQDAVNTAEAFRDGVGFDGVVLSKLDGDARGGAALSIAHVTGRQIMFASNGEKLDDFDAFHPDRMASRILGMGDVLSLIEKAEQTFSQEEAAKMASKLASSKGKDFTLDDFLAQMEQVRKMGSISKLLGMLPGMGQMKDQINSIDERDVDRTAAIIKSMTPAERAEPTIINGSRRARIARGSGVEVSAVKSLVERFFEARKMMSRMAQGGGMPGMPGMPGMGGGPGRQKKQQKQAKGKRRSGNPMKRKADEQAAVERREQAAAQGGAFGLPAGEKDQPFELPDEFKKFMG; via the coding sequence GTGTTCGATACTCTCTCCGACCGCTTGGCGAACACCTTCAAAACCTTGCGGGGCAAGGGTCGTCTCAGCGAGGCGGACATCGACGGCGCGGCCCGTGAGATCCGGATCGCGCTGCTGGAAGCGGATGTCGCCCTCCCCGTGGTCCGGGCGTTCATCGCCAATATCAAGGAGCGGGCGCGCGGCGCCGAGGTCTCCAAGGCGCTCAACCCCTCCCAGCAGGTCATCAAGATCGTCAACGAGGAGCTGGTCGGCATCCTCGGCGGCGAGACCCGCCGGCTCCGGTTCGCCAAGCAGCCCCCGACCGTGATCATGCTCGCCGGCCTCCAGGGCGCCGGTAAGACCACGCTGGCCGGAAAGCTCGGCCGCTGGCTCAAGGCCCAGGGCCACTCCCCGCTGCTGGTCGCCTGCGACCTCCAGCGCCCCAACGCGGTCAACCAGCTCTCCGTCGTCGCCGAGCGCGCGGGCGTCGCCGTGTACGCGCCCCAGCCCGGCAATGGAGTGGGCGACCCGGTCCAGGTCGCCAAGGACTCCGTCGAGCACGCCCGCGCCAAGCAGTACGACGTGGTTGTCGTCGACACCGCCGGCCGCCTCGGCATCGACCAGGAGCTGATGCGGCAGGCCGCGGACATCCGCGACGCCGTCTCGCCCGACGAGATCCTCTTCGTCGTCGACGCCATGATCGGCCAGGACGCGGTCAACACCGCCGAGGCCTTCCGCGACGGCGTCGGCTTCGACGGCGTCGTGCTCTCCAAGCTCGACGGCGACGCCCGCGGTGGTGCCGCGCTCTCCATCGCGCATGTCACCGGCCGCCAGATCATGTTCGCCTCCAACGGCGAGAAGCTGGACGACTTCGACGCGTTCCACCCGGACCGCATGGCGTCCCGCATCCTCGGCATGGGCGATGTGCTCTCGCTGATCGAGAAGGCCGAGCAGACCTTCAGCCAGGAAGAGGCCGCCAAGATGGCCTCCAAGCTGGCGAGCAGCAAGGGCAAGGACTTCACCCTCGACGACTTCCTGGCCCAGATGGAGCAGGTCCGGAAGATGGGCTCCATCTCCAAGCTGCTCGGCATGCTGCCCGGCATGGGCCAGATGAAGGACCAGATCAACAGCATCGACGAGCGCGACGTCGACCGCACCGCCGCGATCATCAAGTCGATGACCCCGGCCGAGCGTGCCGAGCCGACCATCATCAACGGCTCCCGCCGGGCCCGGATCGCCCGCGGTTCCGGAGTCGAGGTCAGCGCCGTCAAGAGCCTGGTCGAGCGGTTCTTCGAGGCCCGCAAGATGATGTCCCGGATGGCCCAGGGCGGCGGGATGCCCGGAATGCCGGGTATGCCGGGCATGGGTGGTGGGCCCGGCCGGCAGAAGAAGCAGCAGAAGCAGGCCAAGGGCAAGCGCCGCAGCGGCAACCCGATGAAGCGCAAGGCGGACGAGCAGGCCGCCGTCGAGCGCCGGGAACAGGCCGCGGCCCAGGGCGGGGCCTTCGGCCTTCCGGCCGGGGAGAAGGACCAGCCCTTCGAGCTGCCGGACGAGTTCAAGAAGTTCATGGGCTGA
- a CDS encoding [protein-PII] uridylyltransferase, whose amino-acid sequence MRSDEKPAARTDGPGAPGTAADEGPAAAGDRPADGSGTPGVRAVDGTAAPGEHAKGYAADRLRLLNDVQQLGPPRRAALASLTDRWLGHLMRAAQRDTAVPGAALVAVGGYGRGELSPRSDLDLLLLHDGTAAPRAVAALADRIWYPVWDLGLALDHSVRTPAEARTTAGADLKVHLGLLDARPVAGDPGLVAALRTAVLTDWRNRAPGRLPELAELCRERAERHGDLRHLLEPDLKEARGGLRDAVALRAVAASWLADAPRDGLAEARRTLLDTRDALHLSTGRAGDRLALEDQDQTAARLGVLDADALLRRVYEAAGTIAYASDVTWREVHRVLRARSVRRRIRTVLTGGARRTEPERTPLADGVVEHDGEVALARTARPEQDPVLLLRAAAAAAQAGLPLSRHAVRGLARTAPPLPVPWPAEAREEFVTLLGAGEPTVAVWEALDAEGLITRLLPDWERVRHRPQRNAVHVWTVDRHLVETAVRAAALTRRVHRPDLLLVAALLHDIGKGWPGDHAAAGETIARDTAARMGFDPADAAVVAALVRHHLLLVQTATRRDLDDPATVRAVAGAVGTPGTLELLVALTEADALATGPAAWSGWRAVLVDELADRTAAVLDGAPPAAPSVPGAEEERLAVEALRTGGPVLVLRTHGDGGPAGEDGGTPEPVGAELLIALPDRPGVLPAVAGLLALHRLTVRSADLREITLPAAAGPGAVLVLNWRVAAAYGSLPQPARLRADLVRALDGSLGIRARLAERDAARPRRRGAEPPPPRVTVAADASRRATVIEVRAPDAPGLLHRVGLALEDAGVRVHSAHVSTLGANAVDAFYVTADGGGPLPDEAAAEVARALETALR is encoded by the coding sequence GTGCGGAGCGACGAGAAACCGGCGGCACGGACGGACGGGCCGGGGGCGCCCGGGACGGCCGCGGACGAGGGACCCGCGGCGGCCGGTGACCGGCCGGCCGACGGGTCCGGTACGCCGGGAGTACGCGCGGTAGACGGGACCGCCGCGCCCGGGGAGCACGCGAAGGGGTACGCCGCCGACCGGCTCCGGCTCCTCAACGACGTACAACAGCTCGGGCCGCCCCGCCGCGCCGCACTCGCCTCGCTCACCGACCGGTGGCTCGGACATCTGATGCGCGCCGCGCAGCGGGACACCGCGGTGCCCGGCGCCGCACTGGTCGCCGTCGGCGGGTACGGCCGGGGCGAACTCTCCCCCCGCAGCGACCTCGACCTGCTCCTCCTCCACGACGGCACCGCCGCCCCCCGCGCGGTCGCCGCGCTCGCCGACCGCATCTGGTACCCGGTCTGGGACCTCGGGCTCGCCCTCGACCACTCCGTACGCACCCCCGCCGAGGCCCGCACCACCGCGGGCGCCGACCTCAAGGTCCACCTCGGACTCCTCGACGCCCGGCCGGTCGCCGGCGACCCCGGACTCGTCGCCGCCCTGCGCACCGCCGTCCTCACCGACTGGCGCAACCGCGCCCCCGGCCGGCTGCCCGAACTCGCCGAACTCTGCCGGGAACGCGCCGAACGCCACGGCGATCTGCGCCATCTCCTCGAACCCGACCTCAAGGAAGCCCGCGGCGGACTGCGGGACGCCGTCGCGCTGCGCGCCGTCGCCGCCTCCTGGCTCGCCGACGCCCCGCGCGACGGGCTCGCCGAGGCCCGCCGTACCCTCCTCGACACCCGGGACGCCCTCCACCTCTCCACCGGACGGGCCGGCGACCGGCTCGCCCTGGAGGACCAGGACCAGACCGCCGCCCGGCTCGGTGTCCTCGACGCCGACGCCCTGCTGCGCCGGGTGTACGAGGCCGCCGGGACCATCGCCTACGCGAGCGACGTCACCTGGCGCGAGGTCCACCGGGTGCTGCGCGCCCGCAGCGTCCGCCGCCGGATCCGGACCGTGCTCACCGGCGGCGCCCGGCGCACCGAACCCGAACGCACCCCCCTCGCCGACGGTGTCGTCGAACACGACGGGGAGGTCGCCCTGGCCCGTACCGCCCGGCCCGAACAGGACCCGGTGCTCCTGCTGCGGGCCGCCGCCGCGGCCGCCCAGGCGGGGCTGCCGCTCTCCCGGCACGCCGTCCGCGGCCTCGCCCGTACCGCCCCGCCGCTGCCCGTGCCCTGGCCCGCCGAGGCCCGGGAGGAGTTCGTCACCCTCCTCGGCGCCGGAGAGCCCACCGTCGCCGTCTGGGAGGCCCTCGACGCCGAAGGCCTGATCACCCGGCTGCTGCCCGACTGGGAACGGGTACGCCACCGTCCGCAGCGCAACGCCGTCCACGTCTGGACCGTCGACCGGCATCTGGTGGAGACCGCCGTCCGGGCCGCCGCGCTCACCCGCCGTGTCCACCGCCCCGATCTGCTCCTCGTCGCCGCGCTGCTGCACGACATCGGCAAGGGATGGCCGGGCGACCACGCGGCGGCCGGGGAGACCATCGCCCGGGACACGGCCGCCCGGATGGGCTTCGACCCCGCCGACGCGGCCGTCGTCGCCGCCCTCGTACGCCACCATCTGCTGCTCGTGCAGACCGCGACCCGGCGCGATCTGGACGATCCGGCGACCGTACGGGCCGTGGCCGGGGCCGTCGGGACCCCGGGGACCCTGGAACTGCTCGTCGCCCTCACCGAGGCCGACGCCCTGGCCACCGGGCCCGCGGCCTGGTCGGGCTGGCGGGCCGTCCTCGTCGACGAGCTCGCCGACCGGACCGCGGCCGTCCTCGACGGCGCCCCGCCCGCCGCCCCCTCCGTGCCCGGCGCCGAGGAGGAGCGGCTCGCGGTCGAGGCCCTGCGCACCGGCGGGCCGGTGCTCGTACTCCGTACCCACGGCGACGGCGGCCCCGCGGGCGAGGACGGCGGAACGCCCGAACCGGTCGGCGCCGAACTGCTGATCGCCCTGCCCGACCGGCCCGGTGTGCTGCCCGCCGTCGCCGGACTGCTCGCCCTGCACCGGCTCACCGTCCGCTCCGCCGATCTGCGCGAGATCACCCTGCCCGCCGCCGCCGGACCGGGCGCCGTCCTCGTACTCAACTGGCGGGTGGCCGCGGCCTACGGCTCCCTGCCGCAGCCCGCCCGGCTCCGCGCCGACCTCGTCCGCGCCCTCGACGGCTCCCTCGGCATCCGGGCCCGGCTCGCCGAACGCGATGCCGCCCGGCCCCGCCGCCGCGGCGCCGAACCGCCCCCGCCCCGGGTGACCGTCGCCGCCGACGCCTCCCGCCGCGCCACCGTGATCGAAGTCCGTGCCCCGGACGCCCCGGGACTGCTGCACCGTGTCGGGCTCGCCCTGGAGGACGCGGGTGTACGGGTCCACAGCGCCCACGTCAGCACGCTCGGGGCGAACGCGGTCGACGCCTTCTACGTCACCGCCGACGGCGGTGGGCCGCTGCCGGACGAGGCCGCGGCAGAGGTGGCGCGGGCCCTCGAAACGGCCCTGCGCTGA
- a CDS encoding P-II family nitrogen regulator: MKLITAVVKPHRLDEIKEALQAFGVHGLTVTEASGYGRQRGHTEVYRGAEYTVDLVPKIRIEVLVEDDDAEQLIEVVVKAARTGKIGDGKVWSVPVDTAVRVRTGERGPDAL, encoded by the coding sequence ATGAAGCTCATCACCGCCGTCGTCAAACCCCACCGGCTCGACGAGATCAAGGAAGCGCTCCAGGCCTTCGGAGTCCACGGCCTGACCGTCACCGAGGCCAGCGGCTACGGCCGCCAGCGCGGACACACCGAGGTCTACCGCGGCGCCGAGTACACCGTCGACCTCGTACCCAAGATCCGGATCGAAGTCCTGGTCGAGGACGACGACGCCGAGCAGCTCATCGAGGTCGTCGTGAAGGCCGCCCGCACCGGCAAGATCGGGGACGGGAAAGTGTGGAGCGTCCCCGTCGACACGGCCGTCCGCGTCCGCACCGGCGAACGCGGCCCCGACGCCCTGTAG
- a CDS encoding ammonium transporter, which produces MPQGIPTLAAEAPALSAANTGFLLICSALVMLMTPGLAFFYGGMVRVKSTLNMLMMSFISLGIVTLLWVLYGFGLAFGTDTGGIIGWSSDYAGLSGIGLTELWDGYTVPVYVFAVFQLMFAVITPALISGALADRVKFGAWALFITLWATVVYFPVAHWVWGAGGWLFEMGVIDFAGGTAVHINAGAAALGVILVIGKRIGFKKDPMRPHSLPLVMLGAALLWFGWFGFNAGSWLGNDDGVGAVMFVNTQVAAAAAMLAWLGYEKLRHGACTTLGAASGAVAGLVAITPAGGAVSPLGAIAVGAISGVLCALAVGWKFKLGYDDSLDVIGVHLVGGIAGSLLVGFFATGGVQSEAKGLFYGGGLEQLGKQAIGVAAVLAYSLVVSAALAFALDRTIGMRVDEEVEISGIDQHEHAETAYDFSGAGGGTGSRTAAAPGGDAQGSGDLLVTADRTRKVDA; this is translated from the coding sequence ATGCCCCAAGGCATCCCGACGCTAGCCGCGGAAGCCCCGGCACTGTCCGCCGCCAATACCGGCTTCCTGCTCATCTGCTCCGCCCTGGTGATGCTGATGACACCCGGACTCGCCTTCTTCTACGGAGGCATGGTCCGGGTGAAATCCACCCTCAACATGCTGATGATGAGCTTCATCAGCCTCGGCATCGTGACCCTGCTGTGGGTTCTCTACGGCTTCGGTCTCGCCTTCGGCACCGACACCGGCGGCATCATCGGCTGGTCGTCCGATTACGCCGGGCTGAGCGGTATCGGCCTCACCGAACTGTGGGACGGCTACACCGTCCCCGTCTACGTCTTCGCCGTCTTCCAGCTGATGTTCGCCGTCATCACGCCCGCCCTGATCAGCGGGGCCCTGGCGGACCGGGTCAAATTCGGCGCCTGGGCGCTGTTCATCACCCTGTGGGCCACCGTCGTCTACTTCCCCGTCGCCCACTGGGTGTGGGGCGCGGGCGGCTGGCTCTTCGAAATGGGCGTCATCGACTTCGCGGGCGGTACCGCCGTCCACATCAACGCCGGAGCCGCCGCCCTCGGCGTCATCCTCGTCATCGGCAAGCGGATCGGCTTCAAGAAGGACCCGATGCGGCCGCACAGCCTGCCGCTGGTGATGCTCGGCGCGGCGCTCCTGTGGTTCGGCTGGTTCGGCTTCAACGCCGGATCGTGGCTCGGCAACGACGACGGCGTCGGCGCGGTCATGTTCGTCAACACCCAGGTCGCCGCCGCCGCGGCGATGCTCGCGTGGCTCGGGTACGAGAAGCTCCGGCACGGCGCCTGCACCACCCTGGGCGCCGCGTCCGGCGCCGTCGCCGGACTGGTCGCGATCACCCCCGCGGGCGGCGCCGTGTCCCCGCTCGGCGCCATCGCCGTCGGCGCGATCTCCGGTGTGCTCTGCGCCCTGGCCGTCGGGTGGAAGTTCAAGCTCGGATACGACGACTCCCTCGACGTCATCGGCGTCCACCTGGTCGGCGGTATCGCGGGCTCCCTCCTCGTCGGCTTCTTCGCCACCGGAGGCGTACAGTCCGAAGCCAAGGGCCTGTTCTACGGCGGCGGTCTCGAACAGCTCGGCAAGCAGGCGATCGGAGTGGCGGCCGTCCTCGCCTACTCCCTGGTGGTCTCGGCCGCCCTGGCGTTCGCCCTGGACCGGACCATCGGCATGCGGGTCGACGAAGAAGTCGAGATCTCCGGCATCGACCAGCACGAACACGCCGAGACCGCCTACGACTTCAGCGGCGCCGGCGGCGGCACCGGATCCCGTACGGCGGCAGCCCCGGGCGGGGACGCCCAAGGCTCCGGGGACCTGCTCGTGACCGCGGACCGCACCAGGAAGGTGGACGCATGA